A part of Quatrionicoccus australiensis genomic DNA contains:
- a CDS encoding heavy metal sensor histidine kinase — MTPIRGPSLTLRLTLLFALASAFVLFLLGLLIGNAVERHFEEQDLDVLTGKMQLARHILERKPDSQPKETLTQQLDDALTGHHGLIVAVYDQNGETLYANEAMVFPQDLLSIGATPRREQPVKWNSNDGQPWRGISSMIKGTDGGGSYTVAIATEITHHEHFMTSFRQTLWGFMSLATLAMGLLGWFVVRRGLLPLLAIKRQAAEITANRLHTRLPVEAIPRELADLADTLNGMLSRLEESFQRLSDFSSDLAHELRTPVSNLLTQTQVTLSKARSAEDYRDILASNAEEFERLSRTISDMLFLAKADNNQIIPNREAIDLAEEIGDLLEYYDVLAEEKSIDLSFSGAGQILGDRLMLRRAISNLLSNALRHTPNDGVVTVQIEERDDGLTHIAVENTGNEIPAEHLPRLFDRFYRVDSSRLRTTENSGLGLAITQSIVIAHGGKVRVQSTAEKTRFTLSLPSSHR, encoded by the coding sequence TTGACCCCGATCCGCGGCCCATCACTGACACTCCGGCTGACCCTGCTGTTCGCGTTGGCCTCGGCCTTTGTGCTGTTCCTGCTCGGCCTGCTTATCGGCAATGCGGTTGAGCGCCACTTTGAAGAGCAGGATTTGGATGTGCTGACCGGCAAAATGCAGTTGGCAAGGCATATCCTGGAACGAAAACCAGATAGTCAGCCGAAAGAGACACTGACCCAGCAACTGGACGATGCGCTGACGGGGCATCACGGGCTGATCGTTGCCGTCTATGACCAGAATGGCGAAACGCTGTATGCCAACGAAGCGATGGTGTTTCCGCAGGATCTACTAAGCATTGGCGCGACACCAAGGCGCGAGCAACCCGTCAAATGGAACAGTAACGACGGCCAGCCATGGCGGGGAATTTCCTCGATGATCAAAGGCACCGATGGTGGCGGTAGTTACACCGTGGCAATTGCTACCGAAATCACCCATCACGAGCACTTCATGACTTCCTTCCGGCAGACCTTGTGGGGGTTCATGAGCTTGGCAACCCTGGCGATGGGATTGCTCGGCTGGTTTGTCGTCCGGCGCGGCCTGTTGCCTTTACTGGCCATTAAGCGGCAGGCGGCTGAGATCACCGCCAATCGCCTGCATACCCGCTTGCCGGTCGAAGCCATCCCCCGCGAATTGGCGGATCTGGCTGACACACTGAATGGCATGCTTTCGCGCTTGGAAGAATCCTTTCAGCGCCTGTCGGATTTTTCATCGGACTTGGCCCATGAGTTGCGAACGCCGGTCAGCAATCTGTTGACCCAGACCCAGGTCACGCTCTCGAAAGCACGCTCTGCAGAGGACTACCGGGACATCCTGGCATCGAACGCGGAAGAATTCGAACGCTTATCGCGAACCATTTCCGACATGCTTTTCCTGGCCAAGGCCGACAACAACCAGATCATCCCCAATCGAGAGGCGATAGACCTTGCCGAGGAAATTGGCGATTTGCTCGAGTATTACGATGTGCTTGCCGAAGAGAAATCGATTGACTTGTCATTCTCTGGCGCCGGCCAAATCCTCGGAGACCGATTGATGTTGCGCCGAGCGATAAGCAATCTGCTGTCCAATGCGTTGAGGCACACGCCAAACGATGGAGTGGTTACAGTGCAAATCGAGGAGCGTGATGACGGATTGACACATATTGCCGTCGAAAACACAGGGAACGAGATTCCTGCGGAGCATTTGCCCCGCCTGTTCGATCGTTTTTATCGGGTTGACAGTTCCCGACTGCGGACAACCGAAAATTCGGGACTTGGGTTAGCTATCACCCAATCAATTGTGATTGCACATGGCGGGAAAGTACGTGTCCAATCGACCGCTGAAAAAACGCGCTTTACGCTATCCCTGCCCAGTTCTCACCGGTAA
- a CDS encoding TolC family protein → MTSALSLLPMRRGKLLVATVGILGLAGCATFSDDGGFGRVEQTTRERLDKDVQWARSDAERSTLQARVGELLANPLTADDAIQLALYNNRGLQAAFFDLGIGEAELVQAGRLPNPHFSMLRASKPENGIREYKIEQALTFNIFALITMPLAVEVEKRKFAQAQQLAVIDVARLAAEARQAYYTALAAEESVRYLRKVRQAAEAGAELARRMALVGNFSKLRQTREQAFYADAALNLARSEQSAIAARERLARVLGLPDRNAIRLPERLPDLPKTVDELPGVEQAALDQRLDLQAIRLETEALAKNLGLSKATRFINVLEVGPARVLEGARDSGYKKGYEISFELPIFDWGGSKVAKAESIYMQAVERAGESAINARSEVREAYHAYRTNYDIARHYRDEVVPLNKRISDENMLRYNGMLIGVFDLLADARTQIGSVNSYIETLRDFWIARGDLEMAMIGKPSLNASARATIAATGRADH, encoded by the coding sequence ATGACGTCCGCTCTCTCTTTGTTGCCGATGCGTCGCGGAAAACTGCTTGTCGCCACCGTCGGAATTCTCGGTTTGGCCGGTTGTGCCACGTTTTCGGACGATGGCGGATTCGGCCGTGTCGAGCAAACGACCCGCGAGCGTCTGGACAAGGACGTCCAATGGGCGCGCAGCGATGCGGAGCGCTCGACACTGCAGGCCCGGGTCGGCGAACTGCTCGCCAATCCGCTAACGGCGGATGACGCGATTCAGCTTGCGCTCTACAACAATCGCGGCTTGCAGGCGGCGTTTTTCGACCTGGGGATCGGCGAGGCCGAACTGGTACAGGCGGGACGCTTGCCCAATCCTCATTTCTCGATGTTGCGTGCCAGCAAACCTGAGAACGGCATCCGTGAATACAAGATTGAACAGGCGCTGACCTTCAACATCTTCGCCCTGATCACCATGCCGCTGGCGGTCGAGGTGGAGAAACGCAAATTCGCCCAGGCGCAGCAACTGGCGGTGATCGATGTGGCCCGCCTGGCCGCTGAGGCCCGCCAAGCTTATTACACGGCGCTGGCTGCCGAGGAGTCCGTGCGTTACCTGCGTAAAGTCAGGCAGGCCGCCGAGGCAGGTGCCGAACTGGCCCGGCGCATGGCGTTGGTGGGCAATTTCAGCAAACTGCGCCAGACTCGCGAGCAAGCGTTCTATGCCGATGCGGCTTTGAACCTGGCCAGATCGGAGCAGTCGGCAATCGCGGCACGCGAACGCCTTGCTCGCGTGCTGGGCCTGCCTGATCGCAATGCCATTCGCTTGCCCGAACGACTCCCCGATTTGCCCAAGACGGTCGACGAGTTGCCGGGTGTCGAGCAGGCGGCGCTCGACCAACGCCTCGATCTGCAGGCAATCCGCCTCGAAACCGAGGCGCTGGCGAAGAATCTTGGCCTGTCCAAGGCGACCCGTTTCATCAACGTTCTCGAAGTCGGCCCGGCCCGGGTGCTCGAAGGCGCACGCGACAGCGGCTACAAGAAAGGCTACGAAATCAGCTTCGAATTGCCGATTTTCGATTGGGGTGGTTCCAAGGTGGCCAAGGCTGAATCGATTTACATGCAGGCGGTGGAGCGTGCCGGCGAATCGGCAATCAATGCCCGCTCGGAGGTTCGTGAGGCCTATCACGCCTACCGAACCAATTACGACATTGCCCGCCATTACCGTGACGAGGTGGTCCCCCTCAACAAGCGGATTTCGGACGAGAACATGCTCCGCTACAACGGCATGCTGATTGGCGTTTTCGACTTGCTCGCTGATGCCCGGACGCAGATCGGTAGCGTCAACAGCTATATCGAAACCTTGCGCGATTTCTGGATCGCTCGCGGTGATTTGGAAATGGCGATGATCGGCAAGCCGTCTTTGAATGCTTCGGCCCGAGCCACCATTGCGGCCACCGGCCGCGCCGACCATTAA
- a CDS encoding S8 family peptidase produces the protein MTTRYLIGRAELLTYPIEAPKKKVGDKAHPYTLGEAKRIIVPEIELANSVFKELPAKACADDLAVARLILHPAYLAKSFFPKLLLDQVGLASVGSRTRRIQPRRQTQKKAPPEAETTELFVAGTRAALGSFSAFARNLNEQMPVAEQFARIETFAAMTPSDRLHLEGANIGHVFEVGLHFPPEGDASDVRAMFADYAKDCGFRVNGEFEFEAGRLLFVAVEGDAAGLEKLAQFTLTRVVRPMPHLRAARPVTRSMPLAVSFSLPSGEPLSREPKVAVLDGGLPAEHILDGYVRRYFLADEEASDVPDFTEHGLGVTSALLFGPIEPEAAAERPYAPVDHHRVLDAKIDGEDPYELYRTLGHVETVLLSRQYQFINLSLGPDLPVEDQDVHAWTAVIDSILSDGETLMTVAVGNNGERDAALGLNRIQVPSDSVNALSVGAADRSGADWKRAAYSATGPGRSPGRRKPDVVAFGGAPKEYFHVAASGSRPNLAATLGTSFAAPLALRSAVGIRAILGDPVHPLTIKTLLVHGCESNEEHDVHHVGWGRVPSDINRLITCGDGEARIIYQGELRPGKFLRAPIPLPAFQLEGKVRLRATFCYASPVDPQDAGAYTKAGLGITFRPNSSKRKAGATNASSVSFFPSADFRTEAELRADLGKWETVLHAEHSYYGSSLLEPVFDVHYNAREAGGQASSGAPAIRYALVVTVHAPKHAQLHQDILKAHAVLQALEPQVSLPLRTRT, from the coding sequence GTGACTACGCGATACCTGATCGGCCGTGCCGAATTGCTGACCTATCCCATCGAAGCACCCAAGAAGAAGGTTGGCGACAAGGCTCACCCCTATACGCTCGGCGAGGCCAAGCGCATCATCGTGCCAGAGATCGAGTTAGCTAATAGCGTTTTCAAAGAATTACCAGCGAAGGCCTGTGCCGATGATTTAGCGGTGGCCCGTCTGATATTGCACCCGGCCTACCTGGCCAAGTCATTTTTCCCGAAGCTGCTGCTCGATCAGGTCGGCCTCGCCTCGGTCGGGTCGCGGACCCGCCGTATCCAGCCGCGCCGCCAAACTCAGAAGAAGGCGCCGCCGGAAGCAGAAACCACGGAACTTTTCGTGGCTGGCACGCGGGCGGCACTGGGAAGCTTCTCAGCTTTCGCCCGAAACCTGAACGAACAGATGCCAGTCGCCGAGCAGTTTGCACGCATAGAGACCTTTGCCGCCATGACCCCATCTGATCGTCTGCATCTTGAGGGGGCTAATATTGGTCACGTTTTCGAGGTCGGCCTGCATTTCCCCCCCGAGGGCGACGCCTCGGATGTTCGCGCCATGTTCGCTGACTACGCTAAGGATTGCGGCTTCAGGGTCAATGGCGAATTCGAATTTGAAGCGGGCCGCCTGCTCTTCGTTGCGGTCGAGGGGGATGCCGCCGGCCTGGAAAAACTGGCCCAGTTCACCCTGACCCGTGTCGTCCGGCCGATGCCGCACTTGCGGGCGGCACGTCCGGTCACCCGCAGCATGCCGCTGGCGGTGTCATTCTCGTTGCCAAGCGGCGAGCCACTTTCTCGCGAACCCAAGGTCGCTGTCTTGGATGGCGGCCTACCGGCGGAGCACATCCTCGATGGCTATGTCCGCCGCTATTTCCTGGCCGACGAGGAGGCAAGCGACGTACCCGACTTCACCGAGCATGGACTCGGCGTTACCTCGGCTTTGCTGTTTGGGCCAATTGAGCCGGAAGCAGCGGCAGAACGCCCCTACGCGCCGGTTGACCATCATCGCGTGCTGGATGCCAAGATCGATGGGGAAGATCCCTACGAGTTGTATCGCACGCTCGGCCACGTCGAAACCGTACTGCTCTCCCGTCAATACCAGTTCATCAACCTCAGCCTGGGTCCGGACCTGCCGGTCGAGGACCAGGATGTTCACGCCTGGACGGCGGTGATCGACAGCATTTTGAGCGATGGTGAAACCCTGATGACCGTCGCAGTCGGTAACAACGGTGAGCGCGATGCAGCACTTGGCCTTAATCGTATCCAGGTGCCTTCTGATAGCGTGAATGCTTTGTCCGTGGGCGCTGCCGACCGAAGCGGCGCGGATTGGAAACGCGCCGCTTACAGCGCGACCGGTCCCGGTCGTAGCCCGGGAAGACGGAAACCCGATGTGGTGGCGTTTGGCGGAGCGCCCAAGGAGTATTTTCACGTAGCAGCCTCTGGCAGCCGACCGAACCTGGCCGCCACGCTGGGAACCAGCTTCGCGGCACCGCTCGCGCTGCGCTCGGCAGTTGGTATCCGGGCCATTCTGGGCGATCCTGTACATCCGTTGACCATCAAGACGCTGTTGGTCCATGGCTGCGAAAGCAATGAAGAGCACGATGTTCATCATGTCGGCTGGGGACGTGTCCCATCGGATATCAACCGCCTGATCACCTGCGGCGACGGAGAGGCTCGAATCATCTATCAGGGTGAGCTACGCCCTGGAAAATTCCTGCGCGCACCGATTCCTTTGCCTGCTTTTCAGCTAGAGGGGAAGGTGCGTTTACGGGCAACTTTCTGTTATGCCAGCCCGGTCGACCCTCAGGATGCCGGCGCCTACACGAAAGCCGGCCTCGGCATTACCTTCCGACCCAACAGCAGCAAGCGCAAGGCTGGCGCCACCAATGCGTCGTCGGTCAGTTTTTTCCCATCGGCCGACTTTCGGACCGAGGCCGAACTGCGGGCCGATCTGGGCAAGTGGGAAACGGTGCTGCACGCTGAGCACAGTTACTACGGTAGCAGCCTGCTTGAACCCGTGTTCGACGTGCATTACAACGCTCGCGAGGCTGGGGGCCAAGCTTCGTCAGGGGCACCTGCCATCCGCTACGCCTTGGTGGTTACCGTACACGCCCCGAAGCATGCGCAGTTACATCAGGACATACTCAAGGCCCACGCCGTGCTCCAAGCGCTGGAACCGCAAGTCTCGCTGCCGCTGCGCACACGAACCTGA
- a CDS encoding AAA family ATPase: protein MEKKRISGEIENIEDDFANLARLAASEAHEDTRLLLARLVRKYRQQRPELAARLDQSLKASQTRSAGNSILRRGTPVVEAGEVALPVDGDSRLALIRVFDDRVGLAPPILPGGVHDAIGAIIRERQERERLAARGISPTRSAILVGPPGVGKTLSARWIASALGKPLWVLDLTAVMSSLLGKTGNNLRAALDHAKKHAAVLLLDEIDAIAKRRSDESDIGELKRLVTVMLQEVDQWPDSGLLLAATNHPELVDPALWRRFDMVLKFDAPDASAIAVAIQRFLGDDLKLFESWIDVLAAGLQGQSLSDVERSINALRRGHVLQTAPLEQLIGSALGQRQEALSKAERLNLAIELAKAGQHTHMQISQMTGVARDTIRKHAGPSPRKGRGLK from the coding sequence GTGGAAAAAAAAAGAATTTCAGGCGAGATAGAAAACATAGAGGATGATTTCGCCAATTTAGCTCGACTCGCTGCTTCAGAGGCACATGAAGATACACGCCTGCTGCTAGCGCGCCTCGTACGCAAGTATCGTCAGCAGCGCCCCGAACTGGCAGCACGTCTTGATCAATCTCTGAAAGCATCCCAGACCCGATCAGCAGGTAATTCAATCCTGCGTCGAGGCACACCAGTGGTTGAAGCTGGCGAAGTGGCATTACCAGTTGATGGCGACTCCCGCCTAGCACTGATTCGCGTCTTCGATGATCGAGTCGGGTTGGCTCCGCCGATTCTTCCCGGCGGCGTTCATGACGCCATCGGCGCCATCATTCGCGAACGCCAGGAACGCGAACGGCTGGCTGCTCGCGGTATCAGCCCGACCCGTTCAGCCATTTTGGTTGGGCCACCCGGGGTCGGCAAAACACTCTCGGCCCGCTGGATCGCCAGCGCCTTGGGCAAGCCCCTATGGGTGCTTGACCTGACGGCGGTCATGAGCAGCCTGCTTGGCAAGACTGGCAACAATCTGCGTGCCGCCCTGGACCATGCCAAGAAGCACGCCGCCGTCCTGCTGCTTGATGAGATCGACGCCATTGCCAAACGGCGAAGCGATGAATCCGATATCGGCGAACTGAAGCGCCTGGTCACCGTCATGCTGCAGGAAGTCGACCAGTGGCCGGACAGCGGATTACTGCTGGCTGCCACCAATCATCCGGAACTGGTCGATCCTGCGCTGTGGCGACGTTTTGATATGGTTCTCAAGTTCGACGCACCGGATGCCTCGGCGATTGCGGTTGCCATCCAGCGATTCCTTGGCGACGACCTGAAACTGTTTGAGTCCTGGATCGATGTGCTAGCCGCCGGCCTACAGGGGCAGTCGCTGTCGGATGTCGAACGCAGCATCAACGCCTTGCGTCGTGGCCATGTCTTGCAGACAGCACCGTTAGAACAACTAATCGGCTCGGCACTGGGCCAGCGTCAGGAAGCCTTGAGCAAGGCAGAACGCCTCAATCTCGCAATCGAACTGGCCAAGGCGGGCCAGCATACGCACATGCAGATCAGTCAAATGACGGGGGTCGCTCGCGACACCATTCGCAAACACGCGGGACCATCACCCCGCAAAGGTAGGGGGCTCAAATAA
- a CDS encoding heavy metal response regulator transcription factor, with protein sequence MKILVVEDETKTGTYLKQGLVEAGFVVDLAVNGLDGLHLALTDAYDLAILDVMLPGIDGWQVLQGIRRAGKEMPVLFLTARDQVEDRVKGLELGADDYLVKPFAFSELLARVRTLLRRGGKAKESEFLRAADLELDLLRRRVNRAGKRIDLTAKEFALLELLLRRQGEVLPRSLIASQVWDMNFDSDTNVIEVAIKRLRVKIDEGYEPKLIRTVRGMGYVLEITD encoded by the coding sequence ATGAAAATTCTTGTAGTGGAAGACGAAACCAAAACCGGCACCTACCTCAAGCAGGGCTTGGTCGAGGCAGGCTTCGTCGTGGATTTGGCCGTCAACGGCCTCGACGGACTGCATCTGGCGCTGACCGATGCCTATGATCTGGCGATCCTCGACGTCATGCTCCCGGGTATCGACGGCTGGCAGGTGCTGCAAGGCATTCGCCGGGCCGGCAAGGAAATGCCCGTGCTGTTTCTGACAGCACGCGACCAGGTCGAGGATCGGGTCAAGGGACTGGAGTTGGGCGCCGACGACTACCTGGTGAAGCCCTTTGCCTTCTCCGAACTGTTGGCTCGTGTCAGAACCCTGTTGCGGCGGGGCGGAAAAGCCAAGGAATCCGAGTTTCTGCGCGCCGCAGACCTCGAACTCGACCTGCTACGGCGCCGGGTCAATCGCGCCGGCAAACGCATCGATCTGACTGCCAAGGAGTTCGCGCTGCTTGAACTGCTGTTACGCCGCCAGGGCGAAGTGCTGCCTCGGTCGCTGATTGCCTCCCAGGTTTGGGACATGAATTTCGACAGCGACACGAACGTCATCGAGGTCGCCATCAAACGCCTTCGGGTCAAGATTGATGAGGGGTACGAACCCAAATTGATTCGTACCGTGCGCGGCATGGGCTATGTTTTGGAGATTACCGATTGA